In Suricata suricatta isolate VVHF042 chromosome 14, meerkat_22Aug2017_6uvM2_HiC, whole genome shotgun sequence, one DNA window encodes the following:
- the PMAIP1 gene encoding phorbol-12-myristate-13-acetate-induced protein 1 — MPGKKARKSAQPSPARAPAEPEVECAMQLRRIGDKLNFRQKLMNLIAKLFRSGT; from the exons ATGCCCGGGAAGAAGGCGCGCAAGAGCGCGCAGCCAAGCCCCGCGCGGGCCCCGGCAG AGCCCGAGGTGGAATGTGCCATGCAGCTCCGGAGAATTGGAGACAAACTGAATTTCCGGCAGAAACTTATGAATCTGATAGCCAAACTCTTCCGCTCGGGAACCTGA